A region of Notolabrus celidotus isolate fNotCel1 chromosome 4, fNotCel1.pri, whole genome shotgun sequence DNA encodes the following proteins:
- the LOC117811251 gene encoding ovarian cancer G-protein coupled receptor 1-like, with protein sequence MEAGFNNTTSHTDNNDRNLTGLQDDVGMYYIEYVVMCIVISIGLPLVLVTIYALSSLVRQGQVAPIYVINLLISDIIQLCCMIAFLSDHETPMAYDVYSCGVLSSVGFMVCISLERYLVIFHPLWYRFKRTIKISVAVCAVVWAFPPVYFLIVFPLVTDTVGVIVLPIIHIIPFPLFIFVLVRTLRALSSSASVRSDEKRRIVGTLVVVLLIYTLLFLPIIIKFLLEATGFYSSMFFYTSGIFVRLSPLADLLLYIFIRKQIMGKCLASVCCCIKESNDPTTSAVTVDDI encoded by the exons ATGGAAGCAGGCTTCAATAACACCACCTcccacacagacaacaatgacaGAAACCTCACAGGACTTCAGGATGACGTAGGAATGTATTACATAGAATATGTTGTGATGTGCATAGTCATCAGTATCGGCCTTCCTCTGGTGCTCGTGACCATCTATGCTCTTTCCTCTCTG GTACGCCAGGGTCAAGTTGCTCCGATATACGTCATCAACCTTCTCATTTCAGACATCATTCAGCTCTGCTGCATGATCGCATTTTTGTCAGATCATGAGACTCCCATGGCTTATGATGTCTACAGCTGTGGTGTACTGTCGAGTGTTGGCTTCATGGTGTGCATCTCACTGGAAAG GTACCTGGTCATCTTCCACCCACTGTGGTACCGATTCAAACGAACCATCAAGATCTCTGTGGCGGTCTGTGCCGTGGTCTGGGCCTTCCCTCCTGTTTATTTCCTTATTGTGTTTCCCTTGGTTACTGATACGGTTGGTGTAATAGTGCTCCCCATTATCCACATCATCCCCTTCCCACTGTTCATCTTCGTCCTGGTCAGGACCCTCAGAGCCCTCTCTTCTTCCGCCTCGGTCCGCTCTGATGAGAAACGACGAATAGTTGGAACTTTGGTGGTGGTGCTGCTCATTTACACGCTGCTGTTCCTGCCCATCATTATTAAGTTCCTGTTAGAGGCGACTGGCTTTTACTCTTCAATGTTTTTCTACACGTCCGGTATATTTGTTAGACTGAGTCCTCTGGCAGACTTGCTTCTGTATATCTTCATCAGAAAGCAGATCATGGGCAAATGTCTGGCCTCTGTGTGTTGTTGCATAAAGGAGAGCAATGATCCCACCACATCAGCAGTGACTGTTGACGACATTTAG